The following proteins come from a genomic window of Nostoc sp. ATCC 53789:
- a CDS encoding non-ribosomal peptide synthetase → MTMTQNQQIVSLMLRLQNIGCKIWAEDDKLRLRSSKNALTSELKQEIQANKADILAFLNSAKAGSVMAEEIPTLPDDVPKPLSFAQQRLWLLGQLQGPSASYNMPIALQLDGNLNIDALHSSLAYLLNRHESLRMYFPTVAGQPQVAIANLDDIEVLTYQVLGTGNQETTVQRFIDTHVQEPFDLNTSPLFKAKLLQLKDHKYVLLIIMHHIISDGWSMGVFVRELREVYTAFAQGHTPTLAPLPIQYSDYANWQRHWLQGEVLETQINYWKNQLSDAPPLLELPTDYPRPAQQSYRGDRDRYSLSADLTLAIKTLSQQQGTSLFMTLLAAFNILLSRYSRQEDVCIGSPIANRTHSHTEGLIGFFVNTLILRNQIKPEQSFIEFLQQTRQNCLDTYSHQDIPFEYLVEQLQPERSMSHNPLFQVMFALENNESPDLSLPGLEIEWLPLSYPFAKFDLTLMVIESNNQLDLTWEYATDLFEKATIQRMAEQFEVLLKGIIDNPQQPINTLPLMTAPELLQLQRWNQTQNAYPDDKTLAEIFEQQVAKNPNNLALVFESQSLTYQQLNQKANQLAHYLIQNHQIKPDTLIGICVERSSEMIIGVLAILKAGGAYVPIDPNYPKERIEFMLEDSGTSVLLTQSFLLNQLPIAELKKPCQIICLDKETFTTLKENPSSQSMPNDLAYVIYTSGSTGRPKGVMIEHQAIVNLSLAWAETFQVQQNSRLLQFGSFSFDLSVAEIATTFVTGACLYLAKKGTLLPSQTLVDFLTHHKISHSFLPPSALSLLPQATLPDLQTIGVGGEACSAELVAQWGIEQHLFNCYGPTESTVNAAIALCHPNGKKPPIGQPLSNIRIYILDPHNQPLPPGIPGELCIAGVGLARGYLNRPDLTAQKFIEVELFGKVERIYKTGDLARWKSDGNLEYLGRIDDQIKLRGFRIELGEIESILLQHPSVKEAIVTLYKTESNQSLIAYVMGITNDLSTQLKNHLKSRLPDYMIPAQIIVLDELPLTPNGKVDRKSLPTPNGVIEGLYVAPRNETEQQLAQVWSAVLEHQNIGIHDNFFDLGGHSLLAIKLLNNIQQVFGQHLYLSSLFQNPTIAQLAEQLCNTELQQSNPDLLLFQPQGNATPLFFLPGANGHGFYFRDLAINLGTERPVYGLETPGRDGSSALPESVVTHANQLIDILRQQQAKSPYILAGYSSGCAVAFEMASQLEQQGETVSLLAIFDAGLVSQPEYFTDRAELDWIWQLIRRIEVLKGVSLGLQYDDLAAQPNDLARWNLAAEYLYRNNVLPEHSTLSLLKTNMKVMKGLTLNYANYQPNDPISAPIVLFRAQEVKEIVLQELQAFSDYNLPDWGWQPYTQKPVKVISVPGNHGQMLYEPNVKLLAAQLHNLMVNTAE, encoded by the coding sequence ATGACTATGACACAAAATCAGCAAATAGTTTCTTTAATGCTTCGTTTGCAGAACATAGGCTGCAAAATTTGGGCTGAAGATGATAAGTTACGGCTTCGTAGTAGTAAAAACGCCTTAACTTCTGAACTCAAGCAAGAAATTCAAGCCAACAAAGCAGATATATTAGCGTTCTTAAATTCTGCCAAAGCCGGCTCTGTCATGGCAGAGGAAATTCCAACTTTACCAGATGATGTCCCCAAACCCCTTTCCTTTGCTCAACAACGTCTCTGGCTGTTAGGGCAACTCCAAGGCCCATCAGCTAGTTATAATATGCCGATCGCTTTACAACTGGATGGAAACCTCAATATTGATGCTTTGCATTCTAGTTTGGCTTATCTGCTGAATCGGCACGAGAGTCTGAGAATGTATTTTCCCACAGTGGCAGGACAACCCCAGGTTGCGATCGCAAATTTAGACGACATCGAAGTTTTAACGTACCAAGTACTGGGGACTGGGAATCAAGAAACAACCGTTCAGCGTTTTATCGATACTCATGTTCAAGAACCCTTTGACTTAAACACTAGCCCTTTATTTAAAGCAAAACTGCTGCAATTGAAGGATCACAAATATGTGTTGCTCATAATTATGCACCACATTATTAGTGATGGCTGGTCAATGGGGGTCTTTGTCCGTGAGTTACGGGAAGTCTATACTGCCTTTGCCCAAGGTCATACCCCAACTCTTGCACCATTACCCATTCAATACAGCGACTACGCAAACTGGCAACGCCACTGGTTACAAGGAGAGGTATTAGAAACCCAGATCAACTACTGGAAAAATCAACTCAGTGATGCTCCTCCATTACTGGAATTGCCTACCGATTATCCTCGTCCAGCACAGCAAAGCTACCGAGGCGATCGCGATCGCTATTCTTTATCGGCTGACTTAACTCTTGCCATTAAAACTCTAAGTCAACAGCAAGGGACTAGTTTGTTTATGACTTTGTTGGCGGCTTTCAATATTTTGCTTTCTCGTTACAGTCGCCAAGAAGACGTATGTATTGGTTCTCCTATTGCTAACCGCACCCATAGCCATACGGAAGGATTAATTGGCTTTTTTGTCAATACTTTAATACTGCGTAACCAAATCAAGCCTGAGCAAAGTTTTATCGAGTTCCTGCAACAAACTCGCCAAAATTGTTTAGATACATACTCTCATCAAGACATTCCCTTTGAGTATCTGGTAGAACAGTTGCAACCAGAACGGAGTATGAGCCATAACCCCTTATTCCAGGTCATGTTCGCACTAGAAAATAATGAAAGTCCCGACCTGAGTTTACCAGGCTTAGAGATTGAATGGCTCCCATTAAGCTATCCGTTTGCTAAGTTTGACCTAACACTTATGGTAATAGAATCTAATAACCAGTTAGATTTAACTTGGGAATACGCCACCGATCTTTTTGAAAAGGCTACTATCCAACGGATGGCGGAACAGTTTGAAGTTCTGCTGAAGGGAATTATTGATAATCCTCAACAACCTATCAATACTTTACCTTTGATGACAGCGCCCGAACTTCTGCAACTACAACGCTGGAATCAAACTCAAAACGCTTATCCTGACGATAAAACTTTAGCTGAGATATTTGAACAACAAGTTGCTAAAAACCCTAATAATCTCGCTTTGGTGTTTGAATCTCAAAGCTTAACTTATCAGCAACTCAATCAAAAAGCGAACCAACTTGCTCATTATCTAATTCAAAATCACCAAATTAAACCAGACACTTTAATTGGTATCTGCGTTGAACGGTCTAGTGAAATGATTATCGGTGTACTCGCTATCCTGAAAGCAGGCGGGGCTTATGTGCCGATTGATCCTAATTATCCTAAAGAACGTATTGAGTTCATGTTAGAAGATTCGGGGACATCAGTGTTGCTGACCCAAAGTTTTCTGCTAAATCAATTACCAATCGCTGAACTGAAAAAACCCTGTCAAATAATTTGTTTAGATAAGGAAACTTTTACCACGTTAAAAGAAAATCCTAGCTCTCAAAGTATGCCTAATGATTTGGCTTATGTAATCTATACTTCTGGTTCGACGGGACGACCAAAAGGGGTAATGATTGAGCATCAAGCAATTGTAAATTTAAGCTTGGCTTGGGCTGAAACTTTTCAAGTTCAACAAAACAGCCGTTTACTTCAATTTGGTTCCTTTAGTTTTGATCTATCTGTTGCTGAAATTGCGACTACCTTCGTCACTGGTGCTTGCTTGTATCTTGCTAAAAAAGGAACCTTGTTACCCAGTCAAACTTTGGTTGACTTTTTAACTCATCACAAAATTTCCCACAGCTTTTTACCTCCTTCGGCCTTATCTCTCTTACCTCAAGCGACCTTACCCGATTTGCAAACCATAGGCGTTGGTGGTGAGGCTTGTTCAGCAGAATTGGTGGCGCAGTGGGGAATAGAGCAGCATTTATTCAATTGTTACGGGCCTACAGAATCTACGGTTAATGCTGCGATCGCACTTTGTCATCCTAATGGAAAGAAACCACCCATTGGTCAACCATTATCTAATATCCGCATCTATATATTAGATCCTCACAACCAACCATTACCCCCTGGCATACCTGGAGAATTATGCATCGCTGGTGTGGGTTTGGCACGAGGCTATCTAAATCGTCCTGACTTAACCGCTCAAAAATTTATTGAAGTTGAATTATTTGGTAAAGTTGAGCGAATTTACAAAACTGGCGACTTAGCAAGATGGAAATCTGATGGAAACCTTGAATATCTGGGTCGCATTGACGATCAGATTAAATTACGGGGTTTTCGCATTGAACTCGGTGAAATTGAATCGATTTTGTTGCAACATCCATCAGTTAAAGAAGCAATTGTAACCTTATATAAAACTGAGAGTAACCAGAGTTTAATTGCTTATGTAATGGGAATCACCAATGATTTATCTACCCAATTAAAAAATCATCTAAAATCCCGTCTGCCCGATTATATGATACCTGCTCAGATCATCGTATTGGATGAGTTGCCTTTAACTCCCAATGGCAAAGTTGACCGAAAATCTTTACCTACTCCAAATGGAGTAATTGAGGGCTTATATGTAGCTCCACGTAACGAAACTGAACAACAACTGGCGCAAGTTTGGTCTGCTGTACTCGAACATCAAAATATTGGGATTCATGATAACTTTTTCGATTTGGGTGGTCATTCTTTATTAGCAATCAAACTGCTCAATAATATTCAACAGGTATTTGGACAACATCTTTATTTAAGTAGTTTATTTCAGAATCCTACTATTGCTCAACTCGCAGAACAACTTTGTAATACTGAGCTTCAACAGTCAAATCCCGATTTACTTTTATTCCAACCTCAAGGAAATGCAACCCCTCTATTTTTTCTTCCTGGCGCAAACGGACATGGCTTCTATTTTCGAGATTTAGCAATTAATTTAGGAACTGAGCGACCAGTATATGGACTCGAAACTCCAGGAAGAGACGGCTCTAGTGCACTTCCTGAATCAGTAGTAACCCATGCAAATCAATTGATTGATATATTGCGTCAACAGCAAGCGAAAAGCCCATATATATTAGCAGGATACTCTTCAGGTTGTGCCGTTGCTTTTGAAATGGCTTCCCAACTTGAACAGCAAGGTGAAACGGTAAGTTTACTAGCTATCTTCGATGCTGGACTGGTTTCTCAGCCTGAGTATTTTACTGATAGAGCAGAGCTTGATTGGATCTGGCAATTAATTCGACGAATTGAAGTTTTAAAGGGAGTTTCTTTAGGACTACAATACGACGATTTAGCTGCTCAACCTAATGACCTAGCTAGGTGGAATTTAGCGGCAGAGTATTTGTACAGAAATAATGTTTTACCGGAACACTCCACACTTTCTTTACTCAAAACCAATATGAAAGTGATGAAAGGACTAACACTGAATTACGCTAATTATCAGCCTAATGATCCAATTTCTGCCCCGATTGTTTTATTCCGCGCTCAAGAAGTTAAGGAGATTGTCTTGCAAGAACTCCAAGCTTTTTCTGATTACAATCTACCCGATTGGGGATGGCAACCCTATACTCAAAAGCCTGTCAAAGTAATTTCTGTACCTGGCAACCACGGTCAGATGCTTTATGAACCCAATGTCAAACTATTAGCTGCACAATTACATAATTTGATGGTAAATACAGCAGAATAG
- a CDS encoding 2-isopropylmalate synthase has translation METISIRISDETLRDGEQQAGIFFSYPTKQKLAYSIAQTGVDGLAIMPSVCKQEEELVKSLVLEGFDSLLTACTLMGKEYIDKAKMYGVKRIILFYGLSDRLLFLRDPQIRLLNEFKGKTIDDDIPKKVIEIIRQNAIDTIVENLRYATKVAGLRVDFAAEDASRADFDFLVQCIRSCSPYIENFLLCDTVGILSPEKSYIWVNDLLQRTTGVAFGVHYHNDMGLALENTLQSVMAGATLVSGTFSGIGERAGNVAIEQVLNGLRVRFGIEVKGINYDAIAAVTNYIEQLGIRPAPPYSQTAQRHESGIHVNSLFSDPQSYAALRYSTIEVLFGKWSGVSNFQYLFEKQLQNPQPRNQYEKMRSVIKSLAVEQERYFTANEVLELWKNGVFK, from the coding sequence ATGGAAACTATTTCTATCAGAATTTCCGATGAAACCCTGCGTGATGGAGAACAACAAGCAGGCATCTTCTTCTCTTATCCAACTAAACAAAAACTTGCCTATTCCATTGCTCAAACGGGAGTCGATGGACTCGCTATCATGCCCAGTGTTTGTAAACAAGAAGAAGAATTAGTCAAATCATTAGTATTAGAGGGATTTGATAGTCTGCTCACTGCTTGTACCTTAATGGGAAAGGAGTACATTGATAAAGCAAAAATGTACGGAGTTAAGCGCATTATCCTTTTTTATGGTCTTTCCGATCGCCTGCTGTTTTTGCGAGATCCTCAGATCCGTTTGTTGAACGAGTTTAAAGGAAAAACCATTGATGACGATATCCCTAAAAAAGTAATCGAAATAATTCGCCAAAACGCTATTGATACAATTGTCGAAAATTTACGCTATGCCACTAAGGTTGCTGGTCTTAGGGTAGACTTTGCCGCCGAGGATGCCTCAAGAGCCGATTTTGACTTTTTAGTGCAATGTATCCGCTCATGTAGCCCTTATATTGAAAACTTTTTGCTTTGTGATACAGTCGGAATCCTCAGTCCAGAAAAGAGTTATATCTGGGTTAATGATCTGCTCCAACGTACAACAGGCGTTGCTTTCGGGGTACACTACCACAATGACATGGGCTTGGCTCTCGAAAATACTCTCCAGTCCGTTATGGCCGGAGCGACTTTAGTATCGGGTACATTTTCCGGGATTGGTGAGAGAGCCGGAAATGTTGCGATTGAGCAGGTATTAAATGGGTTGCGAGTCCGTTTCGGAATCGAAGTCAAAGGGATTAATTATGATGCGATCGCCGCAGTGACTAATTACATAGAGCAACTAGGGATTCGTCCTGCTCCCCCTTACTCTCAAACTGCTCAACGTCACGAATCAGGTATCCATGTCAATTCTTTGTTTAGCGATCCTCAAAGCTATGCTGCTTTGCGTTACAGCACTATAGAAGTTCTCTTCGGTAAATGGAGTGGAGTCAGCAATTTTCAATATCTATTTGAAAAGCAACTACAAAATCCCCAACCCAGAAATCAATATGAAAAAATGCGCTCAGTAATCAAATCTCTTGCTGTTGAGCAAGAACGTTATTTTACAGCCAACGAGGTATTAGAGTTATGGAAAAATGGGGTCTTTAAATAA
- a CDS encoding ATP-binding cassette domain-containing protein produces the protein MQSKTVHNQSLTNTPSAFTQFWEDIKAIAGPYWYPTEALGRAFSDVIRAWGMLIILILLIIMLVGVSAFNSFVSRYLLDIITEEKDFNEFINTLLVYGAALICVTLLVGFSKFVRKKIALDWYEWLNNHVLEKYLSNRAYYKINFKSDIDNPDQRISQEIEPLIRNALTFSATFLEKVLEMATFLIIIWSLSQFVAVVLVVYTIIGNLIAVYLAQELNKIKQEELEFDANYAYSLTHVRNHAESIAFFQGEKKELNIIQQRFNNIIQSAKRKINWELTQDIFNRGYQAAIQIFPFIVFGPLQIRGEIEFGEIAQASLACNLFATAMAELIREFATSGRFSSYVQRLGEFTDALEFVTKEPEKVSTIKTIEENHLAFENITLQTPNYEQVIVEDLSLEVQPGEGLLIVGPSGRGKSSLLRAIAGLWNAGTGRLVRPPLEEVLFLPQRPYIILGTLREQLLYPNTTRKMTDAELKEVLQQVNLQNLLSRVDGFDTEVPWENILSLGEQQRLAFARLLITHPRFTILDEATSALDLKNEESLYQQLQNTKTTFISVGHRESLFNYHQWVLELSGDSSWKIISVQDYQLQKAKEAVINLPKKPEITIDVLPNNEYQTKPETSIEISTVEGLSHKEMQTLTDCSINTIRSKASLGKSITANDGFTYRYDKDPKVLKWVRA, from the coding sequence ATGCAATCTAAAACCGTTCATAATCAATCCCTAACCAATACCCCTTCAGCTTTTACTCAATTTTGGGAAGATATCAAAGCGATCGCAGGGCCTTACTGGTATCCCACAGAGGCATTGGGACGAGCATTTTCAGACGTGATTCGTGCATGGGGAATGCTCATCATCCTGATATTATTAATAATAATGCTTGTCGGTGTAAGTGCCTTTAATAGTTTTGTTAGCCGCTATTTGCTAGATATCATTACTGAAGAAAAAGATTTTAATGAATTTATTAATACATTATTAGTTTATGGTGCTGCCCTTATCTGCGTAACACTCTTAGTAGGATTTTCTAAATTTGTTAGAAAAAAAATCGCTCTTGATTGGTATGAATGGCTAAATAATCATGTTTTAGAAAAATATTTAAGCAATCGTGCCTATTATAAAATCAATTTCAAATCCGATATTGATAATCCAGATCAACGAATATCCCAAGAAATTGAACCTTTAATCAGAAATGCTCTCACGTTTTCGGCTACTTTTCTAGAAAAAGTGCTGGAGATGGCAACTTTTTTAATAATTATCTGGTCTCTCTCCCAATTTGTTGCAGTTGTATTGGTTGTTTATACGATAATAGGCAATTTAATTGCTGTTTATTTGGCTCAAGAATTGAATAAGATTAAACAAGAGGAACTCGAATTTGATGCAAACTATGCTTATAGCCTGACTCATGTACGTAATCACGCTGAATCAATAGCTTTCTTTCAGGGAGAAAAAAAAGAATTAAATATAATCCAGCAAAGATTTAATAATATTATTCAAAGTGCTAAACGCAAGATTAATTGGGAGTTAACTCAGGATATTTTTAACAGAGGATATCAGGCGGCTATCCAAATATTTCCATTTATAGTATTCGGGCCTTTACAGATTAGAGGTGAAATTGAATTTGGAGAAATTGCTCAAGCCAGTTTAGCTTGTAATTTGTTTGCTACTGCTATGGCAGAATTAATTAGAGAATTTGCAACTTCGGGACGATTTTCTAGTTACGTTCAACGTTTGGGTGAGTTTACAGATGCTTTAGAATTTGTTACCAAAGAACCAGAGAAAGTAAGTACTATTAAAACAATAGAAGAAAACCATCTCGCTTTTGAGAATATCACTTTACAAACACCCAACTATGAACAGGTGATTGTTGAAGATTTGTCACTTGAGGTTCAACCTGGAGAAGGCTTATTGATTGTTGGGCCTAGTGGTCGAGGTAAAAGCTCTCTATTGAGAGCGATCGCTGGCTTGTGGAATGCAGGTACTGGTCGTCTGGTGCGACCTCCATTAGAAGAAGTGTTATTTTTGCCCCAACGTCCTTATATAATTTTGGGAACTTTGCGTGAACAATTGCTCTATCCCAATACAACTCGTAAGATGACCGATGCAGAACTCAAAGAAGTTTTGCAACAAGTCAACCTACAAAACTTGTTGAGTCGAGTAGATGGCTTTGATACAGAAGTTCCTTGGGAGAACATATTATCACTAGGAGAACAACAACGCCTTGCATTTGCACGACTACTAATTACTCATCCTAGATTTACTATATTAGATGAAGCAACAAGTGCTTTAGATTTGAAAAATGAAGAGAGTTTATATCAACAGTTGCAAAACACAAAAACAACTTTTATCAGTGTGGGACATAGAGAAAGTTTATTTAATTATCATCAATGGGTTTTGGAACTATCAGGAGATTCTAGCTGGAAAATTATTAGCGTACAGGATTATCAACTACAAAAAGCAAAAGAAGCTGTCATTAATCTTCCTAAAAAGCCTGAAATTACAATAGATGTTTTACCCAACAATGAATACCAAACTAAACCAGAAACATCTATTGAGATAAGTACAGTCGAAGGTCTTTCTCATAAAGAAATGCAGACATTAACAGACTGTAGCATTAACACCATCAGAAGCAAGGCTAGCCTTGGGAAGTCCATTACTGCTAATGATGGCTTTACCTACCGCTATGACAAAGACCCAAAGGTGTTGAAATGGGTAAGAGCTTAA